A portion of the Deltaproteobacteria bacterium genome contains these proteins:
- the tolB gene encoding Tol-Pal system beta propeller repeat protein TolB, whose product MTQTRGWLVATVLVGIGALAPLAAQAQTKLSVTGPGSHSYPIAISPLKDLSQNGAGAKLAGEFADILSRDLELAGLFRIIDRQAYIEQPETSGITAEQINFANWSVIGALALVKGSLQISGDELTVEVRLFDVFQQRQLAGRRYRYSPPQIRRIANRFADEIMEVFTNERGPFDSRIAFVSTRGGRFKNIYVMSPDGGDLLQVTSGKTIDLSPSWSPDARSLLYTSYKKGNPDLYLLDLIGVREVRLSAEKGLNLGGKWSPDGSRLAVALEDQGNSDIFLLDREGRLIRRLTEHWAIDVSPSWSPDGQRLAFCSNRSGTPHIYVMHADGSGVTRISHEGNYNTSPAWSPKGDRIAYVGRSGRFNIFTVKTDGSGTKQITNGEGNNEDPSWAPDGRYLVFSSTRGGASLLYVTDQNGTSQVPLTRGGGDDTSASWSRWLE is encoded by the coding sequence ATGACGCAGACGCGAGGTTGGTTAGTGGCAACGGTCCTGGTCGGCATCGGCGCGCTCGCGCCGCTGGCGGCCCAGGCGCAGACCAAGCTGTCCGTGACCGGCCCGGGCTCGCACAGCTACCCGATCGCAATTTCGCCGCTCAAAGACCTGTCGCAAAACGGCGCCGGGGCCAAGCTCGCCGGCGAATTCGCCGATATCCTTTCACGCGACCTGGAGTTGGCCGGGCTGTTCCGCATCATCGATCGGCAGGCATACATCGAGCAGCCCGAGACCTCAGGCATAACCGCCGAGCAGATCAACTTCGCCAACTGGTCGGTAATCGGCGCGCTGGCCTTGGTTAAGGGCAGCCTGCAAATCTCCGGCGACGAGCTGACCGTCGAAGTGCGCCTGTTCGACGTCTTCCAGCAGCGCCAGCTGGCCGGCCGCCGCTATCGTTATTCGCCCCCCCAGATTCGCCGGATCGCCAACCGCTTTGCCGACGAGATCATGGAGGTCTTTACCAACGAGCGCGGCCCGTTCGATTCCCGCATCGCCTTCGTCTCCACCCGCGGCGGGCGGTTCAAGAACATCTACGTGATGAGCCCCGACGGCGGCGACTTGCTGCAGGTCACCAGCGGCAAGACCATCGATCTTTCGCCCTCGTGGAGCCCTGATGCGCGCTCGTTGCTCTACACCTCCTACAAGAAAGGAAACCCGGACCTCTACTTGCTCGACCTCATCGGCGTACGCGAGGTGCGCCTGTCGGCCGAAAAAGGGCTCAACCTCGGCGGCAAGTGGTCGCCCGACGGCTCGCGCTTAGCGGTGGCGCTGGAAGATCAAGGCAACTCCGACATCTTTCTGCTCGACCGTGAGGGCCGGCTGATCCGGCGGTTGACCGAGCACTGGGCAATCGACGTATCGCCGTCGTGGTCGCCCGACGGCCAACGCCTGGCGTTTTGCTCCAACCGCTCCGGTACCCCGCATATCTACGTCATGCATGCCGACGGCAGCGGCGTCACGCGCATCAGCCACGAAGGCAACTACAACACCTCGCCGGCGTGGTCGCCCAAGGGCGATCGCATCGCGTACGTCGGCCGCAGCGGCCGCTTCAACATCTTCACGGTCAAGACCGACGGCAGCGGCACCAAGCAGATCACCAACGGCGAAGGCAACAACGAAGATCCCAGCTGGGCGCCCGATGGGCGCTACCTGGTCTTCAGCTCGACGCGCGGCGGCGCGTCGTTGCTCTACGTGACGGATCAAAACGGCACCAGCCAAGTTCCGTTGACGCGTGGGGGTGGAGATGATACTAGCGCAAGCTGGTCGCGTTGGTTGGAATGA
- a CDS encoding cell envelope integrity protein TolA → MNPEHPVILHHAEWDRGLSWMVLLSALAHAGVLVLVMTLSPRFTLRPRTITAYTVDLVSSDQLAGTNLVAGGKGKMQAPPKVEPKPAPPPPPPKVEEVKSAPPPPQPEAKPEPKKPEPKVEEKAVAVAAATPPQPAQPTPTPVVQAKAEVAKPAEAAKPAEVKPKPQAKAAPVAAAPTAPKKPAGPPTPTKEELAARELNERIAKAVERVKNEGATASAGTGKAGEKPGGPISVGPGVGPGAGIAMGVEYIIYRGQLEARLKEAWAWAGAERELEAIVRFRIGDEGEVSDVRITRASGNASYDESVLRAVRAVNPLPPPPGAYRKEFSDVEISFTPAMQL, encoded by the coding sequence GTGAACCCTGAGCATCCGGTAATCCTGCACCATGCCGAGTGGGATCGTGGTCTGTCCTGGATGGTGCTGCTGTCTGCGCTGGCGCACGCCGGCGTGCTGGTGTTGGTGATGACGTTGTCGCCCCGTTTCACGCTGCGCCCGCGCACGATCACGGCGTACACGGTCGATCTAGTCAGCTCCGATCAGCTGGCGGGTACCAACCTGGTCGCGGGCGGCAAAGGCAAGATGCAAGCCCCGCCCAAGGTCGAGCCCAAGCCTGCGCCCCCACCGCCACCGCCGAAGGTGGAAGAGGTGAAGTCAGCTCCGCCGCCGCCCCAGCCGGAAGCCAAGCCGGAACCGAAGAAGCCGGAGCCGAAAGTGGAGGAGAAGGCCGTTGCCGTGGCCGCGGCTACCCCACCGCAGCCTGCACAGCCCACGCCGACGCCGGTGGTGCAGGCGAAAGCCGAGGTGGCAAAGCCGGCGGAAGCGGCGAAGCCGGCGGAGGTTAAGCCGAAGCCGCAGGCGAAAGCGGCACCCGTTGCCGCGGCGCCAACTGCGCCCAAGAAGCCGGCGGGTCCGCCGACGCCGACCAAGGAAGAGTTAGCGGCGCGCGAGCTGAACGAACGCATCGCCAAGGCCGTCGAGCGCGTCAAGAACGAGGGCGCAACCGCCAGCGCCGGCACGGGCAAGGCCGGGGAGAAACCCGGCGGTCCGATCTCGGTCGGACCTGGGGTTGGGCCCGGGGCCGGCATTGCCATGGGCGTCGAGTACATCATTTACCGCGGCCAGTTGGAGGCGCGGCTCAAGGAAGCCTGGGCCTGGGCAGGCGCCGAACGCGAGCTTGAGGCGATCGTTCGCTTCCGCATCGGCGACGAGGGCGAGGTCTCCGACGTGCGCATCACCCGCGCCAGCGGCAATGCCAGCTACGACGAATCGGTGTTGCGCGCAGTACGGGCGGTTAATCCCCTGCCGCCGCCGCCGGGAGCCTACCGCAAGGAGTTCTCGGACGTAGAGATTTCCTTTACGCCCGCGATGCAGCTGTGA
- a CDS encoding biopolymer transporter ExbD: MLVLLVIFMVTAPILQQGVAVNLPKVRAAALAGEEQQLVVAVDPKGQVYLNDTAIKEADLGTKLQAILKERPDRQVFLRADQNVRYGAVAHVIATIKGAGVERLGMVTEPPTESK, translated from the coding sequence ATGCTGGTACTGCTGGTGATCTTCATGGTGACGGCGCCGATCTTGCAACAAGGCGTGGCCGTCAATCTTCCCAAAGTGCGCGCCGCCGCCCTGGCCGGGGAGGAGCAACAGCTGGTCGTCGCGGTCGATCCCAAGGGCCAGGTCTATTTGAACGACACCGCCATCAAGGAAGCCGACCTGGGCACGAAGCTGCAGGCGATTTTGAAAGAACGCCCGGATCGGCAGGTGTTTCTGCGCGCCGACCAGAACGTGCGCTACGGCGCGGTGGCACACGTGATCGCGACCATCAAAGGCGCTGGGGTGGAGCGCTTGGGGATGGTGACCGAACCACCCACCGAGTCCAAGTGA
- the tolQ gene encoding protein TolQ yields MRQEGLVSMITGTGLVVQLVLYILIGFSVISWGILFYKFRQVQQARGQSERFIEVFWDTKNLTNIHTASQDFKQSPVAQVFRAGYQELVRLTRSKRQPNPGEVMTTELGGIENVERAMKRATTQELTRLEKALTFLATTASSTPFIGLFGTVWGIMNAFRGLSAAHSSSIQAVAPGISEALIATAVGLFAAIPALMGYNYFARQIRVLHADMENFASEFLNIAERHFLK; encoded by the coding sequence ATGCGGCAAGAGGGCCTGGTCTCGATGATCACCGGGACCGGCCTGGTCGTTCAGCTTGTTCTCTATATTCTCATCGGCTTTTCCGTCATCAGCTGGGGCATCTTGTTCTACAAGTTTCGCCAGGTGCAGCAGGCGCGCGGGCAGTCGGAGCGCTTCATCGAGGTGTTCTGGGATACCAAGAACCTCACCAACATCCACACCGCCAGTCAGGATTTCAAGCAGAGTCCGGTGGCGCAGGTATTCCGCGCGGGTTATCAAGAGTTGGTGCGGCTGACGCGCTCGAAGCGCCAACCTAACCCGGGCGAGGTCATGACCACGGAGTTGGGCGGCATCGAGAACGTCGAGCGCGCCATGAAGCGCGCCACCACGCAGGAGCTGACGCGGCTGGAGAAGGCACTGACGTTCTTGGCGACCACGGCCAGCAGTACGCCCTTCATCGGGCTGTTCGGTACTGTGTGGGGCATCATGAACGCCTTTCGCGGCCTCAGCGCGGCACACTCGTCGAGCATCCAAGCCGTGGCCCCGGGCATCTCCGAGGCGCTGATTGCGACCGCGGTCGGCTTGTTCGCAGCCATCCCTGCGCTGATGGGTTACAACTACTTCGCCCGGCAAATCCGCGTGCTGCATGCCGACATGGAAAACTTCGCCTCTGAATTCCTCAACATCGCCGAGCGTCACTTCCTCAAGTAA
- a CDS encoding molybdopterin biosynthesis protein, with amino-acid sequence MARTRYLKKKSLAETLALFVDGRPIERRPAENTAVEHSLHRTTAEPVAARLSAPHYHGSAMDGIAVRAADTFGAGETRPIELQLDPAAAQAPRPFAYVDTGQALPGWANAVVMIENVYPVAEGRVAIREAAVPWQHVRLVGEDIVATEPLLPRGHRIRPFDIGALLAAGHLSVPLVPRPRVAIIPTGSELIEPGAEAGPGRIIEFNSRVVAAFVSEWGGEPQRLAPVADDPDQIRAAVAAAVRAHDIVVVIAGSSAGEHDYTVRVLAELGEVLVHGIDIMPGKPAICAVIGGKPVLGLPGYPVSAIIVCQQVLRPLLAKWLGSAPPAPELVRAVVPRKLASKLGLEEFVRVTLGRVGGRLVATPLARGAGVITTLVRADGCLRIPALSEGINAGEEVEVELLRSHADIANTIVVSGSHDLSLGVLEDGLKRRAPELKFSTANVGSLGGLLALKRGEAHVVGTHLLDPATGQYNLPDIMKHLQGEPIAVVHLVMRDQGLIVARGNPKAIAGLSDLKRGGVQFVNRQSGAGTRVLLDYELEQLSLTPAQVSGYEREEFTHMAVAVAVASGLADCGLGVKSAAVALGLDFIPVAREEYDLVFRRDCFESAAGQALLEVMRGDGFRAAVEALGGYDASRSGTVKELPPARRSRAKPRLTEPKRRAASARRSSLR; translated from the coding sequence ATGGCCCGCACACGCTACCTCAAGAAGAAATCCCTGGCGGAAACGCTGGCGCTGTTTGTCGACGGCCGGCCGATTGAGCGGCGGCCGGCCGAGAACACAGCGGTCGAACACAGCCTGCACCGCACTACCGCCGAGCCGGTGGCGGCCCGCCTCTCGGCACCGCACTACCACGGCTCGGCCATGGACGGCATCGCGGTACGCGCGGCGGACACCTTCGGTGCGGGCGAGACTCGGCCGATCGAATTGCAGCTGGACCCCGCGGCCGCGCAAGCACCGCGGCCGTTTGCCTACGTCGACACCGGGCAGGCGCTTCCGGGCTGGGCCAACGCCGTGGTGATGATCGAGAACGTCTACCCGGTTGCCGAGGGGCGCGTGGCGATTCGCGAAGCGGCGGTCCCTTGGCAGCACGTGCGCCTGGTGGGCGAAGACATAGTGGCGACCGAGCCACTGCTGCCGCGCGGGCACCGCATCCGGCCGTTCGACATCGGCGCCCTGCTGGCCGCCGGACACCTGAGCGTGCCGCTGGTGCCACGCCCGCGGGTGGCCATCATACCAACCGGAAGTGAGCTGATAGAACCCGGAGCCGAGGCCGGGCCCGGCCGCATCATCGAGTTCAACTCCCGGGTGGTGGCGGCGTTCGTCAGCGAATGGGGGGGGGAGCCGCAGCGGCTGGCGCCGGTGGCCGACGACCCGGATCAAATCCGCGCGGCCGTGGCGGCGGCGGTACGCGCGCATGACATCGTTGTCGTCATAGCCGGCTCGTCGGCAGGGGAGCACGACTACACTGTGCGGGTGTTGGCTGAGCTGGGCGAAGTTCTGGTCCACGGCATCGACATTATGCCGGGCAAGCCCGCGATTTGTGCCGTCATCGGCGGCAAGCCGGTGCTCGGGCTGCCCGGCTATCCGGTGTCGGCGATTATCGTCTGCCAGCAAGTGCTACGGCCGCTGTTGGCGAAATGGCTCGGCAGCGCACCGCCCGCGCCCGAGCTGGTGCGCGCCGTGGTGCCGCGCAAGCTGGCCTCGAAGCTCGGGCTCGAAGAGTTCGTGCGCGTCACCCTCGGGCGGGTCGGCGGCCGGCTGGTGGCGACCCCGCTGGCGCGCGGCGCGGGGGTCATTACCACGCTGGTGCGCGCTGACGGCTGTTTGCGCATTCCGGCGTTGTCGGAGGGCATCAACGCCGGCGAAGAAGTCGAGGTCGAGCTGTTGCGCTCGCACGCCGACATTGCCAACACCATCGTGGTCAGCGGCAGCCATGATCTCAGCCTCGGGGTGCTTGAAGATGGCCTCAAACGGCGCGCCCCCGAGCTGAAGTTCTCGACGGCGAACGTCGGCAGCCTCGGCGGCCTGTTGGCGCTGAAGCGCGGCGAGGCCCACGTGGTCGGCACCCATCTGCTCGATCCGGCCACGGGCCAGTACAACCTGCCGGACATCATGAAGCACTTGCAGGGCGAGCCGATCGCGGTGGTTCATCTGGTCATGCGCGACCAGGGTTTGATCGTTGCGCGCGGCAACCCCAAGGCGATCGCCGGCCTGAGCGATCTGAAACGAGGCGGCGTGCAGTTCGTCAACCGCCAGAGCGGCGCCGGCACCCGGGTGTTGCTCGATTACGAGTTGGAGCAACTCAGCCTCACGCCGGCGCAGGTCAGCGGTTACGAGCGCGAGGAGTTCACCCACATGGCGGTGGCGGTGGCCGTGGCCAGCGGGTTGGCCGACTGCGGCCTCGGGGTCAAGTCGGCGGCCGTGGCGCTGGGGCTTGATTTCATTCCGGTGGCGCGCGAGGAGTACGACCTGGTCTTTCGGCGCGACTGTTTCGAGTCGGCCGCCGGCCAGGCATTGCTCGAGGTGATGCGCGGCGACGGCTTTCGCGCCGCCGTCGAGGCGCTCGGCGGCTATGACGCGAGCCGGTCGGGGACGGTTAAAGAGCTGCCGCCGGCGCGCCGCAGCCGAGCCAAGCCGCGCCTGACCGAGCCCAAGCGCCGTGCGGCCAGCGCTCGCCGGAGTTCGCTTCGTTGA
- a CDS encoding molybdopterin molybdotransferase MoeA: MPRPRQVRRLAPHAVKAFFQVVSAGEARGHIAAITPVGCERAAVAKALGRVLASDLTAPIDLPHFHRANMDGYTVRARDTFGASASIPSYLKITGTIEMGADASTRALRQGEAQRIATGGMLPPAADAVVMVEHTDEVGDGSVEIHRGVSPWENVLKIGDDVAKGAPIFARGRRLRAHDLGALTGLGITKVSVFKRPRVGLISSGDEIVPPQRTPRPGQVRNINEYALMAMAGTAGAVVTDYGVVPDQAAALRKALARALAGNDVVLISGGSSVGTKDITIDVISSFPQSQIAFHGIAVAPGKPTILARALDKPVVGLPGHPVSALVIFELFGAPLLRVLGGEDPAAVFAPRSTVRARLAENVASQPGREDHVRVRLAHDGSVLVALPLPGKSGAIFNLVNADGLVRIEASAEGLEAGTEVEVALF; the protein is encoded by the coding sequence ATGCCTCGACCACGTCAAGTTCGTCGTCTAGCGCCGCACGCCGTCAAAGCGTTCTTTCAGGTGGTCAGCGCCGGCGAAGCGCGCGGGCACATCGCCGCCATCACCCCGGTGGGCTGCGAGAGGGCGGCGGTGGCCAAGGCGCTCGGGCGGGTACTGGCGAGTGATCTGACCGCACCGATTGATTTGCCGCATTTTCATCGCGCCAATATGGACGGCTACACGGTGCGCGCCCGCGACACTTTCGGCGCCTCGGCGAGTATACCGAGCTACTTGAAGATCACCGGCACGATCGAAATGGGGGCCGATGCCTCGACCCGCGCGCTGCGCCAGGGCGAAGCCCAGCGCATTGCCACCGGCGGCATGCTGCCGCCCGCGGCCGACGCGGTGGTGATGGTCGAGCACACCGACGAGGTCGGCGACGGCTCCGTCGAGATTCACCGCGGGGTGTCGCCGTGGGAAAACGTGCTGAAGATCGGCGATGATGTTGCCAAGGGGGCACCGATCTTCGCGCGCGGCCGGCGCCTGCGCGCCCATGACCTGGGCGCGCTGACGGGGCTGGGCATCACCAAGGTCTCGGTGTTCAAGCGGCCGCGCGTCGGGCTGATCTCCAGCGGCGACGAGATCGTCCCGCCCCAGCGGACACCGCGGCCGGGCCAGGTGCGCAACATCAATGAGTACGCGCTGATGGCAATGGCGGGCACGGCCGGCGCCGTCGTCACCGACTACGGCGTGGTACCGGATCAAGCCGCGGCGCTGCGCAAAGCGCTGGCGCGGGCGTTGGCCGGCAACGATGTCGTGCTGATCTCCGGCGGCAGCTCGGTGGGCACCAAGGACATCACCATCGACGTGATCAGCTCGTTCCCGCAGTCACAGATAGCGTTCCACGGCATCGCGGTGGCGCCGGGCAAGCCAACCATTTTAGCGCGTGCGCTGGACAAGCCCGTCGTCGGGCTGCCCGGCCACCCGGTATCGGCACTGGTGATATTCGAGTTGTTCGGCGCGCCGTTGCTGCGGGTGCTCGGCGGCGAGGATCCGGCGGCAGTTTTTGCACCCCGTAGCACCGTGCGCGCGCGGCTGGCCGAGAACGTTGCCTCCCAACCCGGGCGCGAAGACCACGTCCGGGTGCGGCTGGCGCACGACGGCAGCGTCTTGGTGGCGCTACCACTGCCGGGCAAATCCGGCGCGATCTTCAATCTGGTAAACGCCGACGGCTTGGTCCGCATCGAGGCCTCGGCCGAAGGGCTCGAAGCCGGTACCGAAGTCGAGGTGGCGCTGTTTTGA
- a CDS encoding carbon-nitrogen hydrolase family protein, whose amino-acid sequence MGARRFLAAAVQLCAGSDKAVNLDKAEALVREAARQGAALVALPEVFNWRGAQAEEIASAEPIPGPTTARLGRLAQALRIHLLGGSVLERAGSGGKAFNTSCLFNPRGELIASYRKAHLFDIDLAGHVTMRESDTRQGGGELASAVTELGCIGLSICYDLRFPELYRQLTRSGAQIIMVPSAFTFPTGAAHWEILLRARAIENQVYVVAPDQIGHSPSGVNNFGNSLIVDPWGKPLARAADRELVIVAEIDLDYLDRVRRELPCLDHVKFVV is encoded by the coding sequence ATGGGTGCGCGACGATTTCTGGCAGCCGCCGTCCAGCTCTGTGCCGGGTCGGACAAAGCCGTCAACCTCGACAAAGCCGAAGCGCTGGTGCGCGAAGCGGCGCGCCAGGGTGCCGCGTTGGTGGCGCTGCCCGAAGTCTTCAACTGGCGCGGGGCGCAGGCCGAGGAAATCGCCTCCGCCGAGCCGATTCCCGGCCCGACAACCGCTAGGCTCGGACGCCTGGCCCAGGCGCTGCGCATACATCTACTGGGCGGGTCGGTGCTGGAGCGAGCCGGCAGCGGCGGCAAGGCTTTCAATACCAGCTGCCTCTTCAACCCGCGCGGTGAGCTGATTGCCAGCTACCGCAAGGCCCACCTGTTCGACATCGATCTGGCCGGGCACGTCACCATGCGTGAATCAGACACGCGCCAAGGCGGCGGCGAGCTGGCTAGCGCCGTCACCGAGCTCGGCTGCATCGGCCTCAGCATCTGCTACGATCTGCGTTTCCCCGAGCTATACCGGCAGCTGACGCGCTCGGGCGCGCAGATCATCATGGTTCCGTCGGCGTTCACCTTCCCCACCGGCGCCGCCCATTGGGAGATCTTGCTGCGCGCGCGGGCAATCGAGAACCAGGTGTACGTCGTCGCGCCGGATCAGATTGGGCACAGCCCGAGCGGGGTGAACAATTTTGGGAACTCGTTGATCGTCGATCCCTGGGGCAAGCCGCTGGCGCGCGCGGCCGATCGCGAGCTGGTGATCGTCGCGGAGATCGACCTCGACTACCTCGACCGGGTGCGCCGGGAGCTGCCATGCCTCGACCACGTCAAGTTCGTCGTCTAG
- a CDS encoding MFS transporter — protein MGNTRSSVRTGVLDWAVLAAGAVFCAGAVVFRFALTRASGAWLVQAPADFAAAFSRLTEREQLVMFPLGVATTIMTMIVLVRDGIGARRGRWRLAAVGGLFCASIASTLGSDPLEHTIIATANELASEVDATLLAPLLEQWRQWQWINLTLALLVAGSLVAAHRAPVPVASAASDGLTAHHRSLLFLLGAATLFEGYDRFIVSLALPYIGRDLGADEAQLGWVLSAIRAGALLSIPLGPMADRYGRRRLLLVTIVAYTVATAATGFSRGVVDFVLLQVCATVFLVAQLALAQVVIAEEFPAAHRGRGQGLLGAFAALGAGVAAILFPIFQHTAMGWRGLYFVGLVPLLLITYLRRALPETSRWQQAQGRPASRAVRLVEVMRAPHRVRFLVLMILALVLSAGAASAFGFASYRAANTFGWSPSQISAMILTGGGLGLSGWFVFGRLADSWGRRITGLLSVCGGTLAIVVFYRTPALFAAFVGLTFMESGAAIAVNSLGTELFPTRLRATAKAWITNAGIAGATAGLAAVGALAEVMGGAENVIALLALLPLLVAPALFLLPETRGQQLEEIVPGNE, from the coding sequence ATGGGTAATACTCGCAGCAGCGTTCGCACTGGCGTTCTGGACTGGGCCGTTTTGGCGGCCGGCGCGGTGTTTTGCGCCGGGGCCGTGGTCTTTCGTTTCGCTCTGACGCGCGCCTCCGGCGCCTGGCTGGTGCAGGCGCCGGCTGATTTTGCCGCGGCATTCTCCCGGCTGACCGAGCGCGAACAGCTGGTGATGTTTCCGCTGGGCGTGGCGACCACGATCATGACGATGATCGTGTTGGTGCGCGACGGCATCGGCGCCCGCCGCGGCCGCTGGCGGCTGGCGGCGGTGGGCGGCCTCTTCTGCGCCTCGATCGCCAGCACGCTCGGCAGCGATCCGCTCGAACACACGATCATTGCGACCGCCAATGAGCTGGCCTCCGAGGTAGACGCTACGCTGCTCGCTCCCCTGCTCGAACAGTGGCGGCAGTGGCAGTGGATCAATCTCACTTTGGCGCTGCTGGTAGCCGGCAGCCTCGTCGCCGCTCATCGCGCGCCCGTGCCGGTTGCGAGCGCCGCGAGCGATGGGCTGACCGCGCACCATCGCTCGCTGTTGTTCCTGCTCGGCGCGGCTACGCTGTTCGAGGGCTACGATCGCTTCATCGTGTCATTGGCGCTGCCCTACATCGGCCGCGATCTGGGTGCTGACGAAGCCCAGCTCGGCTGGGTGCTGTCGGCTATTCGCGCGGGCGCGCTGCTGTCGATACCGCTGGGGCCGATGGCGGACCGTTACGGGCGCAGGCGTTTGTTGTTGGTGACCATCGTGGCTTATACGGTGGCGACCGCCGCCACCGGTTTTTCGCGCGGCGTCGTCGACTTCGTGTTGCTGCAAGTCTGCGCCACGGTTTTTCTGGTGGCGCAGCTGGCGCTGGCCCAAGTGGTGATTGCGGAGGAGTTTCCGGCCGCGCACCGCGGCCGCGGGCAGGGCCTGCTGGGCGCCTTCGCCGCCTTGGGCGCCGGCGTTGCCGCGATCTTGTTCCCCATCTTTCAACACACCGCCATGGGCTGGCGCGGGCTCTATTTCGTCGGCCTCGTCCCGCTCCTGCTGATCACTTACCTGCGCCGCGCGCTGCCTGAAACCAGCCGCTGGCAGCAAGCCCAGGGGCGGCCGGCCAGCCGCGCCGTGCGGCTGGTCGAGGTCATGCGGGCACCGCATCGCGTGCGCTTTCTTGTCCTGATGATACTGGCGCTGGTCTTGAGCGCGGGTGCGGCCTCGGCGTTCGGCTTCGCCTCCTATCGTGCCGCCAACACTTTCGGCTGGAGCCCGAGCCAGATCAGCGCGATGATCTTGACCGGAGGCGGGCTGGGACTGTCGGGCTGGTTCGTTTTCGGCCGGCTCGCAGACAGTTGGGGCCGGCGGATCACGGGGCTACTGTCGGTGTGCGGCGGCACGCTGGCAATCGTGGTCTTCTATCGCACCCCGGCGCTGTTCGCGGCGTTCGTCGGCCTGACCTTCATGGAGTCGGGGGCCGCTATCGCTGTCAACTCGCTCGGCACCGAACTCTTTCCCACCCGGCTCCGTGCCACCGCCAAGGCATGGATCACCAATGCCGGCATCGCCGGCGCTACGGCCGGCCTGGCCGCAGTCGGCGCGCTGGCCGAAGTGATGGGCGGCGCCGAGAACGTGATCGCGCTGCTGGCGCTGTTGCCGTTGCTGGTTGCGCCGGCGTTGTTCCTGCTGCCGGAAACCCGCGGGCAACAACTCGAAGAAATCGTACCGGGGAACGAGTGA
- a CDS encoding M24 family metallopeptidase, which translates to MKRTTVLAGLGLVVVLGGGCRYWEAFTRPPQRSPIYATAQSRPCSWLPEARDQSRLRAVAVRDKVRQLLLPALHAAELDAWLLVERDSQRDPMLDSLGLGEPGDKLVLFIGDDGKLRAFAFGTPLVMPVLSASGLFEQVSALTPGAVADTLARFRPRRIGINYSARVPFADGVATGSRQFAAWLAGREYAGRFRSAEPLAIAWRAARTADEIELARQGARCAAEIAERTVAGALIETGQTTAAELAWRAAADLRAAQLECLSLPRVSVVKLADSARLSWPWAGANTDTSIDEGDLVHVALELRYAGMAAAVERTGYVRKRWESDIPSALRTAFEAVIQVRNGLAPLFRHGLSGQQLATDAAAWAEQRGLTVELLAHPVGYTARDAGTLVPAGVGPYDMAAGLAERPLQQGELQSLGFRVTVPLAGGRRLTWSAADTGVVGFGGLDFLVPPAGDLVQ; encoded by the coding sequence ATGAAGCGGACAACGGTGCTGGCAGGGTTGGGATTGGTAGTAGTGCTGGGCGGCGGCTGCCGTTATTGGGAAGCGTTCACGCGGCCGCCGCAGCGCTCGCCGATTTATGCAACAGCGCAGAGTCGGCCCTGTAGCTGGCTGCCCGAGGCGCGCGACCAATCACGGCTGCGCGCGGTAGCGGTGCGCGACAAAGTGCGCCAACTGCTGCTGCCGGCGCTGCACGCGGCGGAACTCGATGCCTGGCTGTTGGTGGAGCGCGACTCCCAACGCGATCCGATGCTGGACAGTCTCGGGCTCGGCGAACCCGGCGACAAGCTGGTGCTGTTCATCGGCGACGACGGCAAGCTCCGGGCGTTTGCCTTCGGCACGCCGCTGGTCATGCCGGTGCTGAGCGCCAGCGGCCTGTTCGAGCAAGTGTCGGCTCTGACGCCGGGCGCCGTGGCTGACACGCTGGCGCGCTTTCGGCCGCGGCGCATCGGGATCAACTACTCTGCGCGGGTGCCGTTCGCCGATGGCGTGGCTACCGGCAGCCGGCAGTTCGCCGCCTGGCTGGCCGGCCGCGAATACGCTGGCCGCTTCCGCTCCGCCGAGCCACTCGCAATCGCGTGGCGCGCCGCACGTACGGCCGACGAGATCGAGCTGGCGCGCCAGGGCGCGCGTTGTGCCGCTGAGATCGCCGAACGCACGGTTGCCGGAGCGTTAATCGAAACGGGTCAGACCACGGCGGCGGAGCTGGCGTGGCGGGCGGCTGCCGACCTCCGGGCGGCGCAGCTCGAATGCCTGTCGCTGCCGCGCGTTTCGGTGGTCAAGCTAGCCGACAGTGCCCGACTGAGCTGGCCGTGGGCGGGTGCCAACACCGACACCAGCATTGACGAAGGCGACCTGGTACACGTGGCGCTCGAGCTGCGCTACGCCGGCATGGCGGCCGCGGTGGAGCGTACCGGCTACGTTCGCAAGCGCTGGGAAAGCGACATCCCGAGTGCGCTTCGCACCGCTTTTGAGGCCGTCATCCAGGTTCGCAACGGCCTGGCCCCGCTGTTTCGGCACGGCCTCAGCGGCCAGCAGCTGGCGACAGATGCGGCGGCCTGGGCCGAGCAGCGGGGTTTAACCGTCGAATTGCTCGCGCATCCTGTCGGCTACACCGCTCGTGATGCCGGCACCCTGGTGCCGGCGGGGGTGGGCCCGTACGACATGGCTGCCGGCCTCGCTGAGCGGCCTTTGCAACAGGGCGAACTGCAGTCGCTCGGCTTTCGGGTAACGGTACCGCTCGCCGGCGGACGGCGGCTGACTTGGTCGGCGGCGGATACCGGCGTGGTCGGCTTCGGTGGGCTCGACTTCTTGGTGCCGCCAGCCGGTGATTTAGTGCAATAG